One genomic window of Psychrobacillus sp. INOP01 includes the following:
- a CDS encoding M20/M25/M40 family metallo-hydrolase, producing MSQLLWSTSETLRALLCELVSWDSITLTEGETTFAPKVLDKLRELKYFQEHPSHLQLHDAGLGRHAVTALYKHPDAVETVVLISHFDTVQTEEYGILQPLAYFPEELTQKLMEDPSDLPESARIDLETGKYLFGRGTMDMKMGLALHMQLIEKASVEEWPINLVLTTVPDEEVNSAGMRAAVTQLVRLREEFGLTYKLFLNSEPSFSQNPTDIAEYIYSGTIGKIMPAALFYGKETHVGEPMKGMTANYIASYLTQRMEWNSLFRETNLGESTPLPVSLQQKDLKLSYSTQTPYRAVSLYNVFVFKRTASEVMDLFEQVATEAMDALNTDYQKICQREEVKGVGEVKVLRYEQLLAYANQKLGAEEVERLKQEALVQEDWDDREKSLRIVDNLMIECQELAPATIILFAPPYYPAVNTSNDLIIIEAVELMKKSAQSFNNKIDQIHYFNGICDLSYVNYENVGNGWTAFENNTPIWGDTYSIPFEDMAQLKGPVLNVGPFGKDAHQKTERLHVDSAFVEMPVMLETLLKSLY from the coding sequence ATGAGTCAATTATTATGGAGTACATCAGAAACGCTTCGGGCGTTGTTATGCGAATTAGTTAGTTGGGATAGTATTACTTTAACAGAAGGTGAAACTACTTTTGCTCCGAAAGTATTGGATAAATTAAGAGAGTTGAAGTATTTTCAAGAACACCCGAGTCATTTGCAGTTGCATGATGCTGGACTGGGCAGACATGCTGTTACTGCATTGTATAAACACCCAGATGCTGTTGAAACGGTCGTTTTGATCAGTCATTTTGATACGGTTCAAACAGAGGAGTATGGTATTTTGCAGCCACTCGCTTATTTTCCAGAGGAGTTGACGCAGAAGTTAATGGAAGATCCGAGTGATTTACCAGAATCAGCTCGTATCGATTTAGAAACTGGAAAGTATTTATTTGGTCGAGGCACGATGGACATGAAAATGGGGCTTGCGCTCCATATGCAATTGATAGAAAAAGCAAGTGTCGAGGAGTGGCCGATCAATCTTGTATTGACGACCGTTCCGGATGAGGAAGTGAATTCTGCAGGAATGCGTGCAGCGGTAACTCAGTTAGTACGTCTTCGTGAGGAATTTGGATTGACTTATAAATTATTTTTGAATAGTGAACCATCGTTTTCTCAAAACCCAACGGATATCGCGGAGTATATTTATTCAGGAACGATCGGTAAAATTATGCCCGCTGCTTTATTTTATGGGAAAGAAACGCATGTTGGAGAACCGATGAAAGGGATGACAGCGAACTATATCGCATCCTATTTGACACAACGTATGGAATGGAATTCATTATTCCGTGAGACGAATCTTGGGGAAAGTACTCCGCTTCCAGTTTCCTTGCAGCAAAAGGATTTAAAGCTGTCTTATTCTACACAAACACCATATCGTGCAGTATCATTGTATAATGTATTTGTATTTAAACGTACTGCATCAGAAGTGATGGATCTTTTTGAACAAGTGGCAACAGAGGCGATGGATGCTTTAAATACCGACTATCAGAAGATATGCCAACGTGAGGAAGTAAAAGGCGTAGGGGAAGTCAAAGTACTTCGTTATGAACAACTGCTTGCCTATGCAAATCAAAAACTAGGAGCAGAAGAAGTAGAACGATTAAAACAGGAAGCACTTGTGCAGGAAGATTGGGACGATCGTGAAAAATCATTGCGTATCGTTGATAATTTGATGATCGAGTGCCAAGAATTAGCTCCTGCGACAATAATTCTATTCGCCCCACCTTACTATCCAGCGGTCAATACATCCAATGATCTGATTATTATAGAAGCGGTAGAGCTAATGAAGAAATCAGCGCAATCATTCAATAATAAAATCGACCAAATCCACTACTTTAACGGAATATGTGATTTAAGCTACGTAAATTACGAAAATGTTGGCAATGGATGGACAGCTTTCGAAAATAATACACCGATTTGGGGAGACACATACAGTATCCCATTCGAAGACATGGCACAATTGAAAGGTCCAGTATTAAATGTCGGTCCTTTCGGTAAAGACGCGCATCAAAAGACCGAAAGATTGCATGTAGACAGTGCATTCGTCGAAATGCCCGTAATGCTAGAAACATTATTGAAAAGCTTATATTAA
- a CDS encoding sigma-70 family RNA polymerase sigma factor, translated as MSEKILVKKAIKGDEEAFLALIHSYEEALYRTAISYLKNEGDALEAVQEVTYRAYRSLKTVKEPAYFKTWLIRIMMNYCQDVIKKSKREVLEERILNLQGITEDFTFLEVEEALLSLSDYDRELLHLKYFEDVKIKDIAVMWNTPEGTIKTRLHKALRALRARFEEKGEVKRV; from the coding sequence TTGAGCGAAAAGATATTAGTGAAGAAAGCGATTAAAGGTGACGAAGAGGCATTTTTAGCATTAATCCACTCATATGAAGAAGCATTATATCGAACAGCTATCTCGTATTTGAAAAATGAAGGAGATGCACTGGAGGCTGTCCAAGAAGTGACATATAGGGCTTATCGAAGTTTAAAAACAGTTAAGGAGCCTGCCTATTTTAAAACATGGCTCATTCGGATTATGATGAATTATTGCCAGGATGTTATAAAGAAAAGTAAGAGAGAAGTGCTGGAGGAAAGAATACTTAACTTACAGGGAATAACCGAAGATTTTACCTTTTTAGAGGTCGAGGAGGCGCTTTTAAGTTTATCCGATTACGATAGAGAGTTACTGCATTTAAAATACTTTGAAGATGTCAAGATAAAGGACATCGCCGTTATGTGGAATACCCCAGAAGGAACGATTAAAACACGGCTACATAAAGCTTTACGAGCACTTAGGGCGAGATTTGAAGAGAAAGGAGAGGTTAAACGTGTTTGA